Proteins from one Cryptomeria japonica chromosome 4, Sugi_1.0, whole genome shotgun sequence genomic window:
- the LOC131029419 gene encoding hydrophobic protein LTI6B has translation MREGTANCIDIILAILLPPLGVFLKYGCHVEFWICLLLTILGYLPGIIYAIYAITK, from the exons ATGAGGGAAGGCACTGCGAATTGCATTGACATCATTTTGGCCATACTTTTGCCTCCTCTGGGAGTCTTCTTGAAATACGGCTGCCAT GTGGAGTTCTGGATATGCTTGCTGCTCACAATTTTGGGCTACTTGCCAGGAATTATTTATGCAATTTATGCCATCACCAAGTGA